A single window of Flagellimonas maritima DNA harbors:
- a CDS encoding sugar phosphate isomerase/epimerase family protein, whose translation MKTIKGPAVFLAQFVDSQAPFNSLDGICKWASNLGYKGIQIPTWESFLIDLDEAAASQDYCDELKGTINSYGLEITELSTHLQGQLVAVNPAYDIMFDNFAPEKVKNNPKARTEWAIETVKKAATASRRLGLHAHATFSGALLWHTAHPWPQRPPGLVEMGFEELAKRWMPILNHFDKEGVDVCYEIHPGEDLHDGDTFERFLEATGNHKRVNILYDPSHFVLQQLDYIAYIDHYHEFIKSFHVKDSEFNPTGKKGAFGGYNDWGERAGRYRSLGDGQIDFKTIFSKLTQYGCDVWAVMEWECCIKSPEQGAREGAKFIQDHIIEATTKTFDDFAGAETDTEKLKKILGL comes from the coding sequence ATGAAAACGATAAAAGGACCGGCTGTATTTCTTGCACAATTTGTTGATAGTCAAGCGCCGTTCAATTCCTTGGATGGAATATGCAAATGGGCTTCCAATTTGGGATACAAAGGAATTCAAATACCGACTTGGGAATCTTTTTTGATAGATTTGGATGAAGCGGCGGCAAGCCAGGATTATTGTGATGAACTTAAAGGAACGATCAATTCATACGGATTGGAAATCACGGAACTTTCAACCCATTTACAGGGACAGTTGGTTGCCGTGAATCCTGCATATGATATCATGTTTGATAATTTTGCCCCCGAAAAAGTAAAGAACAATCCAAAAGCGCGTACCGAGTGGGCAATTGAAACGGTAAAAAAAGCTGCCACGGCAAGCAGGCGATTGGGCTTACATGCCCATGCCACATTTTCCGGGGCATTGTTATGGCATACGGCACACCCTTGGCCGCAAAGGCCACCGGGATTGGTAGAAATGGGCTTTGAGGAATTGGCCAAAAGGTGGATGCCCATTCTAAATCACTTTGATAAGGAAGGTGTAGATGTTTGCTACGAAATTCATCCAGGTGAAGATTTACACGATGGGGATACCTTTGAACGTTTTCTGGAAGCCACGGGAAATCATAAAAGGGTCAATATTTTGTATGACCCCAGTCATTTTGTATTGCAACAACTGGATTACATTGCTTACATAGACCATTATCATGAATTTATAAAATCCTTTCATGTGAAGGATTCCGAATTTAACCCTACTGGAAAGAAAGGTGCCTTTGGAGGGTACAACGATTGGGGTGAACGTGCCGGCAGGTATCGTTCTTTAGGTGACGGACAGATTGATTTTAAAACTATTTTCTCTAAGTTGACGCAATACGGTTGTGATGTTTGGGCAGTGATGGAATGGGAATGCTGTATTAAGAGTCCGGAGCAGGGTGCGCGTGAAGGAGCTAAATTTATCCAAGACCATATTATAGAAGCAACTACCAAAACTTTTGATGATTTTGCGGGTGCTGAAACAGATACAGAAAAGCTTAAAAAAATCCTTGGGCTATGA
- a CDS encoding 3-keto-disaccharide hydrolase: MKKKILFLVVIAVMSCKDKPKETQNEMKEERETQIEDNNEWTVLFDGSSFDGWHFYRGGAVAEPWKLENGAMVFHPPENRPKGESYNIVTDKEYKNFVLRLEWKISEGGNSGIFWGVNESEEFGQPYETGPEIQVLDDEKHPDAKNGTTHQAGALYDMVAPSEKAVKSVGEWNMVELMVNHGENKGIVILNDKKIAEFPVNGPEWDKMVADSKFADWDGFGIYKTGKIGLQDHGDIVAFRNIKIKEL, translated from the coding sequence ATGAAAAAAAAGATTTTGTTTTTAGTTGTGATAGCGGTGATGTCCTGTAAGGACAAACCAAAGGAAACCCAAAACGAAATGAAAGAAGAAAGGGAGACTCAAATAGAAGATAACAATGAATGGACTGTTTTGTTTGATGGGTCTTCTTTTGATGGCTGGCATTTTTATAGGGGGGGAGCAGTTGCAGAACCTTGGAAATTAGAGAATGGAGCAATGGTCTTCCATCCCCCGGAAAATAGACCGAAAGGAGAGAGTTATAATATCGTTACCGATAAAGAATATAAAAATTTTGTGCTCAGATTGGAATGGAAGATTTCCGAAGGTGGAAACAGTGGTATATTTTGGGGAGTCAACGAAAGTGAAGAATTTGGACAGCCCTATGAAACAGGGCCGGAGATACAGGTTTTGGACGATGAAAAACACCCAGATGCAAAAAATGGCACCACACACCAAGCAGGAGCATTGTACGATATGGTAGCTCCATCTGAAAAAGCGGTAAAGTCCGTAGGTGAATGGAATATGGTTGAATTGATGGTAAACCATGGAGAAAATAAGGGTATTGTGATTTTGAACGATAAAAAAATTGCAGAGTTTCCCGTTAACGGGCCTGAATGGGACAAAATGGTTGCAGATTCCAAGTTTGCAGATTGGGATGGTTTTGGAATTTACAAAACAGGAAAAATAGGATTACAGGATCACGGTGACATCGTCGCTTTCAGAAATATCAAAATAAAAGAACTATAA
- a CDS encoding 3-keto-disaccharide hydrolase produces MPNYIKIFLLFVVIAPNGFGQEKEPTTPEATEFYEPVPPKVIPGTNGTPPSDAIVLFDGKDFDQWISSVDSMAVKWHLNEDGSMTVKDKAGNIQTKKNFGSVQLHLEWKSPAEVQREGQNRANSGVFIQQRYEVQVLDNNDNPTYTNGQVGSIYKQGVPLAMASVPTGEWNTYDIIFHAPEFSRGGNIVEPATVTVLHNGVLIQDHFVIEGTIKYIGWPKYQAHGKAPLVLQDHKDNSRVSFRNIWVRELD; encoded by the coding sequence ATGCCAAATTACATTAAAATCTTCCTCTTATTTGTGGTAATTGCACCAAATGGTTTTGGTCAGGAAAAAGAGCCTACAACGCCCGAGGCCACGGAGTTTTACGAACCGGTTCCACCTAAGGTTATTCCAGGCACGAATGGGACGCCCCCAAGTGATGCCATCGTTCTTTTTGACGGGAAGGATTTTGACCAATGGATAAGCAGTGTTGACAGCATGGCAGTAAAATGGCACTTAAATGAAGATGGTAGCATGACGGTTAAGGATAAAGCGGGGAATATTCAGACCAAAAAGAATTTTGGCAGTGTGCAGCTCCACCTTGAATGGAAATCCCCGGCAGAAGTTCAACGTGAAGGGCAAAACAGAGCAAATAGTGGTGTATTTATCCAGCAACGCTATGAGGTTCAAGTATTGGATAACAATGACAACCCTACCTATACCAATGGTCAAGTGGGCTCAATCTATAAACAAGGTGTACCATTGGCCATGGCCTCTGTACCCACGGGAGAATGGAACACTTATGACATTATCTTCCATGCTCCAGAGTTTAGTAGGGGCGGAAATATTGTTGAACCGGCAACGGTTACCGTATTGCACAATGGTGTTTTAATACAAGACCATTTTGTGATTGAAGGGACCATTAAATACATTGGTTGGCCCAAATATCAGGCCCACGGGAAAGCTCCATTGGTATTGCAGGACCATAAAGATAATAGTAGGGTAAGTTTTAGAAATATATGGGTAAGGGAACTGGATTAA
- a CDS encoding Gfo/Idh/MocA family protein — MPKKIRLGILGGGGDSLIGVLHRVASFINDNYEIAGAVFNADFDESLNFAKEIDVPVNRIYKDFDTLVEEELKLPEDERIQVCSILTPNFLHFPMARKLLDNGFHVICEKPMTTTYEEALILQKAKIKSKKVFAVTHTYTGYPMVRQMREMIKEGALGKIHKVDAQYYQGWINTIIHDKKKRASVWRLDPKKAGISSCMGDIGVHAFNMIEYTTGLQIKSLLCDFNYLYGDNQMDVDGTVLIRMDKHVKGVIRASQVATGEENGLSIAIYGEKGALKWEQEKPNFLYKLSDTEPLQVYRPGHAYNSALSLDGTKLPPGHPEGIFDAMANIYLGMARAIRGEKYNDGEFPTMQDGVRGLNFIESTVASHKQGNIWVNLD, encoded by the coding sequence ATGCCAAAAAAAATAAGACTGGGAATACTTGGGGGTGGGGGAGATTCCCTTATCGGCGTACTCCATAGAGTTGCCTCGTTCATCAATGACAATTATGAAATAGCCGGTGCAGTATTTAATGCCGATTTTGATGAAAGCCTAAATTTTGCAAAGGAAATCGATGTACCTGTTAACCGTATCTACAAAGACTTTGATACATTGGTGGAAGAAGAATTAAAGCTTCCCGAAGATGAACGTATACAAGTATGTTCCATTTTAACGCCCAACTTTCTACATTTTCCAATGGCAAGGAAATTGTTGGATAATGGATTCCATGTCATCTGTGAAAAACCTATGACAACTACCTATGAAGAGGCTTTGATTCTTCAAAAAGCTAAAATTAAATCCAAGAAAGTTTTTGCGGTCACACATACGTACACAGGCTATCCAATGGTACGCCAAATGCGTGAAATGATTAAAGAAGGAGCCTTGGGAAAGATCCATAAAGTGGATGCGCAATACTATCAGGGTTGGATAAATACCATAATACATGACAAGAAAAAGCGCGCTTCCGTTTGGCGATTGGACCCAAAGAAAGCTGGTATAAGTTCCTGCATGGGCGACATAGGGGTACATGCATTTAATATGATCGAATACACAACGGGGCTGCAGATTAAATCCCTCCTATGCGATTTCAACTATTTGTACGGGGACAATCAAATGGATGTGGATGGTACAGTTCTGATTAGAATGGATAAGCACGTAAAAGGGGTAATACGCGCCAGCCAAGTGGCCACAGGGGAAGAAAATGGCCTGTCCATTGCCATTTACGGTGAAAAGGGAGCTTTAAAGTGGGAACAGGAAAAACCTAATTTTTTATACAAACTAAGCGATACCGAACCATTGCAAGTCTATAGACCGGGACATGCTTATAACTCAGCATTGTCTTTGGATGGCACCAAACTGCCACCAGGACACCCAGAAGGTATTTTTGATGCTATGGCCAATATTTATTTGGGCATGGCACGAGCTATTCGGGGAGAAAAATACAATGATGGTGAATTTCCAACCATGCAGGACGGGGTTCGTGGGCTAAATTTTATAGAAAGTACGGTGGCATCGCACAAGCAGGGAAATATTTGGGTGAATTTGGACTGA
- a CDS encoding ASCH domain-containing protein: MENASARNLWGDFLDAHLEFASEDAPKVIYFCDNEKDANICASLVCKDIKRATSHSLLGLQLRKEPLPKVGDFAVVTDWSGNAKCIVRTSSVKLVPYFAIHADHARLEGEGDKSLEYWKKTHWNYYTRELSEFGKAPKESMIVVFEQFEKVFER, translated from the coding sequence ATGGAAAATGCTTCTGCCCGAAATCTATGGGGTGATTTTTTAGATGCGCACCTGGAATTTGCCTCTGAGGACGCTCCTAAAGTGATATACTTTTGCGATAATGAAAAAGATGCCAATATTTGTGCAAGTTTGGTCTGCAAGGATATTAAACGTGCTACGTCACATTCACTTTTGGGATTACAGCTACGGAAAGAGCCTTTGCCTAAAGTTGGCGATTTCGCGGTAGTGACAGATTGGTCCGGGAATGCCAAATGTATTGTAAGAACTTCTTCGGTAAAACTGGTTCCCTATTTTGCAATCCATGCTGACCATGCACGTTTGGAAGGCGAAGGGGACAAAAGTTTGGAATATTGGAAAAAGACACACTGGAATTATTATACCAGAGAGCTCTCAGAATTTGGCAAAGCCCCAAAAGAAAGCATGATCGTGGTATTTGAGCAATTTGAAAAAGTTTTTGAAAGGTAA